Proteins co-encoded in one Ponticoccus alexandrii genomic window:
- a CDS encoding NAD kinase, whose product MSLRIAFCASRAPIAQAALEGLSRRYGDHAEDGADVIVALGGDGFMLQTLHRTEDNPAPVYGMNRGTVGFLMNEYSEHGLPERLQSAEEAVINPLAMRALCTDGSEHRALAINEVSLLRAGPQAARLKISVDGKVRMAELVCDGALLATPAGSTAYNYSAHGPILPIGSDAMALTAVAAFRPRRWRGAILPKTAEVSFEVLQADKRPVMAEADGNSVRNVAQVHIRSEPRVAHRVLFDPGHGLEERLIREQFT is encoded by the coding sequence ATGTCTCTTCGCATCGCCTTTTGCGCCTCGCGCGCGCCCATCGCGCAGGCGGCGCTGGAAGGGTTGTCGCGCCGCTATGGCGACCACGCCGAGGACGGCGCCGACGTGATCGTGGCGCTGGGGGGCGATGGCTTCATGCTGCAGACGCTGCACCGGACAGAGGACAACCCGGCGCCGGTCTACGGGATGAACCGGGGCACAGTGGGCTTCCTGATGAACGAATATTCCGAGCATGGTCTGCCCGAGCGGCTGCAATCGGCGGAAGAGGCGGTGATCAACCCGCTGGCGATGCGGGCGCTTTGCACCGACGGGTCCGAGCACAGGGCGCTGGCGATCAACGAGGTTTCACTTCTGCGGGCCGGGCCGCAGGCGGCGCGGCTGAAGATCAGCGTCGATGGCAAGGTGCGCATGGCCGAACTGGTCTGCGACGGCGCGCTGCTGGCGACGCCGGCCGGGTCGACGGCCTACAACTACTCGGCGCACGGGCCGATCCTGCCGATCGGCTCGGACGCCATGGCGCTGACGGCGGTGGCGGCCTTTCGCCCCCGGCGCTGGCGCGGGGCGATCCTGCCCAAGACCGCCGAGGTGAGCTTCGAAGTTCTGCAGGCCGACAAGCGGCCCGTCATGGCCGAGGCGGATGGCAATTCCGTCCGCAACGTCGCGCAGGTGCATATCCGGTCAGAGCCACGGGTGGCGCACCGGGTGCTTTTCGATCCCGGGCACGGGCTGGAAGAGCGCCTGATCCGCGAACAGTTCACCTGA